One genomic segment of Choristoneura fumiferana chromosome Z, NRCan_CFum_1, whole genome shotgun sequence includes these proteins:
- the LOC141426693 gene encoding nose resistant to fluoxetine protein 6-like isoform X2 has protein sequence MHRRRPLTPSSSWSGSTLHLTRTICLRVILVGECMPASCNETAIGALMAEAENAAARRALAVGLSSSIKTVGVRPVPSSYNILRDTKAHILGTVSLVVFLLMLAASCYEGFLERRYRQSSESKDLELAHNENNNKPVSDNTQAAVGNFPVKDNQDKDLRRETCGLWAEILLSFSMLSNGRAILSTHRPTDGALTSLHGIRFLSVVWVIMVHTYLTIFYISTNKTMRIIIERNFMYQSVGNASYCVDSFFFISGLLVTVLFLRTEDKKAARRDEVKLQKDKQDINKNMNGYTNPALSVSVISQSSFCQDFLEKPKGNCCTKGEFFRLIKSFLVLFFYRVVRLTPAYAFVIGLNEVTLRYTNSHSVFEPAQYDHITCDQFWWRNLLYINNLYSQREMCMVWSWYMANDTQFYVVGIILLLISVKHPKFAVGSLCLVMVSSWATTMYISVSSQYKARIQEPFEMFDGLYDKPWSRIGPYFVGMIVGWYLHKTKCQVKMPYWLVAVGWPVSLAIIGSLIFGMVDGYFEVWPTAFYVSVGHTAWGLALAWVTIACCCGYGGLVNSVLSYRGLLPLSRLTYCAYLVHPTIMMYTCFLLDGPFHLQNSMVIISYSGYAVMAFVTSFVISLAFEAPVVRLLKIISGGTPKNKSH, from the exons ATGCACAGACGCCGCCCTTTGACACCAAGTTCTTCATGGTCAGGATCAACGTTACACTTGACGAGGACCATCTGCCTCAG AGTGATCCTGGTAGGAGAATGTATGCCAGCATCTTGTAACGAGACAGCGATTGGGGCGTTGATGGCCGAGGCCGAGAATGCGGCCGCGCGGCGAGCTTTGGCGGTCGGCCTCTCGTCCTCCATCAAAACTGTCGGCGTGCGGCCCGTCCCTAGCTCTTACAATATACTGCGTGACACCAAAGCTCATATTCTAGG GACGGTGTCGCTGGTGGTTTTCCTACTGATGTTGGCAGCATCATGCTACGAAGGATTCTTGGAGCGACGCTACCGGCAAAGCTCGGAGTCTAAGGATCTCGAGCTGGCACACAACGAAAACAACAATAAGCCG GTTAGCGACAACACGCAGGCAGCCGTTGGGAACTTCCCTGTCAAAGACAATCAAGACAAAGACCTTCGGCGGGAAACATGCG GTTTATGGGCAGAGATTCTGCTCTCTTTCTCGATGCTATCCAACGGGCGGGCTATCCTCAGTACGCATCGTCCCACGGATGGCGCGCTCACTTCGCTACATGGTATAAG ATTCTTATCAGTCGTATGGGTGATAATGGTGCACACATACCTCACCATATTCTACATATCGACAAACAAAACGATGAGAATAATCATAGAGCGCAACTTCATGTACCAATCAGTCGGCAATGCTTCGTACTGCGTCGATAGtttcttcttcatcag TGGCCTACTTGTGACAGTCCTATTCCTCAGGACCGAAGATAAAAAAGCGGCACGTAGGGATGAAGTGAAACTGCAAAAAGATAAACAagacattaataaaaacatgaaCGGCTACACTAATCCCGCGTTATCGGTGTCCGTGATAAGCCAGAGCTCCTTCTGCCAGGATTTTCTTGAGAAACCGAAGGGAAACTGTTGTACCAAAGGGGAATTCTTTAGGCTGATCAAATCGTTCTTAGTTCTGTTCTTCTACCGCGTGGTGCGACTGACGCCGGCGTACGCTTTCGTGATCGGTCTCAATGAGGTGACACTGCGGTACACCAACTCGCACTCGGTGTTCGAACCGGCGCAGTACGACCACATCACTTGCGACCAGTTCTGGTGGAGGAACCTCCTCTACATCAACAATCTGTATTCACAACGTGAGATGTGCATGGTTTGGTCCTGGTACATGGCTAACGATACGCAGTTTTATGTTGTCGGAATAATACTTCTATTGATTTCTGTAAA GCACCCGAAATTCGCTGTGGGGTCGCTGTGTCTAGTCATGGTGAGCTCTTGGGCCACCACGATGTACATCTCCGTGTCAAGCCAGTACAAGGCCCGGATCCAGGAGCCGTTTGAGATGTTTGATGGGCTCTACGACAAACCTTGGTCTAGAATCGGCCCCTATTTTGTCG gTATGATAGTCGGCTGGTACCTACACAAGACGAAGTGCCAGGTGAAGATGCCTTACTGGCTGGTGGCGGTAGGCTGGCCAGTGTCCCTGGCTATCATCGGCAGTCTCATATTTGGGATGGTAGATGGCTACTTTGAGGTCTGGCCAACCGCCTTCTACGTCAGCGTCGGACACACag CTTGGGGTCTCGCATTGGCGTGGGTGACGATAGCATGCTGCTGTGGCTACGGCGGGCTGGTGAACTCGGTGCTCTCGTACCGCGGACTACTCCCGCTGAGCCGGCTCACGTACTGCGCGTACCTCGTCCATCCCACTATCATGATGTACACCTGCTTCCTCCTCGACGGACCCTTCCACCTACAAAACTCTATGGTG aTAATATCTTACTCGGGATACGCGGTGATGGCGTTCGTGACGTCGTTTGTCATCTCTCTGGCGTTCGAGGCGCCGGTGGTGCGCCTGCTCAAGATCATCAGCGGCGGGACGCCCAAGAACAAAAGCCATTAA